A single region of the Arthrobacter sp. V1I7 genome encodes:
- the purE gene encoding 5-(carboxyamino)imidazole ribonucleotide mutase, with product MGSDSDWPVMEAAAEALAEFGIPFEADVVSAHRMPVEMIRYGQTAHERGLRVIIAGAGGAAHLPGMLASVTPLPVIGVPVPLKTLDGMDSLLSIVQMPAGVPVATVSIAGARNAGLLAVRMLASGTDSLAVQLRADLVEFAQELNDVATRKGANLRQKVSEVFADGNVVPRGSR from the coding sequence ATGGGCTCCGACTCGGACTGGCCCGTCATGGAGGCAGCCGCCGAAGCCCTTGCTGAATTCGGTATCCCCTTTGAGGCCGACGTCGTCTCCGCCCACCGCATGCCCGTCGAAATGATCCGCTACGGGCAGACCGCGCATGAGCGCGGACTGCGCGTCATCATTGCCGGAGCGGGCGGCGCAGCGCACCTGCCCGGCATGCTCGCCTCCGTCACGCCGCTCCCCGTAATCGGCGTGCCCGTACCGCTCAAGACGCTCGACGGCATGGATTCCCTGCTCTCCATCGTGCAGATGCCCGCCGGCGTTCCCGTCGCCACGGTGTCCATCGCCGGCGCGCGGAACGCCGGACTGCTGGCCGTGCGGATGTTGGCGTCGGGCACGGACAGCCTTGCCGTCCAGCTCAGGGCAGACCTCGTTGAGTTCGCCCAGGAACTCAACGACGTCGCCACGCGCAAAGGCGCTAACCTGCGGCAAAAAGTGAGCGAAGTGTTCGCCGACGGAAACGTCGTTCCGCGGGGCAGCCGTTAA